A window of Pseudomonas monteilii contains these coding sequences:
- a CDS encoding aldehyde dehydrogenase has product MKKTIVAALLSLSAFSVSAAEISGAVGATSQGGLTARVGMGFGWDKSWFETDTGRLTGYWDAGYTYWEAGDASGGAHSLSFAPVFVYEFGSGNVKPFIEAGIGVAVFSGTSAGDQDFGSAFNFEDRIGAGLKIGETQRVGLRAIHYSNAGIKQPNDGIESFSLFYSHAI; this is encoded by the coding sequence ATGAAAAAAACTATCGTCGCCGCACTGCTGTCTCTTTCGGCCTTTTCGGTGTCTGCCGCCGAGATCTCGGGCGCCGTGGGTGCCACCAGCCAGGGCGGCCTGACCGCTCGCGTCGGGATGGGCTTCGGTTGGGACAAGTCCTGGTTCGAGACCGACACCGGCCGTCTGACCGGCTACTGGGACGCCGGCTACACCTACTGGGAAGCGGGCGATGCCTCGGGCGGCGCGCACTCGCTGTCGTTCGCGCCGGTGTTCGTCTATGAGTTCGGCAGTGGCAACGTCAAGCCGTTCATCGAGGCCGGTATCGGGGTGGCGGTGTTCTCCGGCACGTCGGCAGGCGACCAGGATTTCGGCTCGGCCTTCAACTTCGAAGACCGCATCGGCGCAGGCCTGAAGATCGGCGAGACCCAGCGCGTCGGTCTGCGCGCCATCCACTACTCCAACGCGGGCATCAAGCAGCCCAACGACGGCATCGAGTCGTTCTCGCTGTTCTACAGCCACGCGATCTGA
- a CDS encoding acyl-homoserine lactone acylase subunit beta, with protein sequence MTRHSRSVPRLALIAALTLASLTAQARDVSGEVSAQIRRTGFGTPHILAEDERGLGYGIGYAYAQDNLCLLANEVLTVNGERSRYLGADGKTFEQRSNLDSDLFFTWLNTPQAVKAFWEAQPASVRALLDGYARGYNRALVERRAQGLPEACGAGNWVRAITPDDVIKLTRRVLAEGGLGQFAEALVGASPPTTTAQRANADFTPLAMRQARFALERGSNAVAVGGQRSANGRGLLLANPHFPWMGGLRFYQMQLTIPGRLNVMGAALPGFPLINIGFNEHVAWTHTVDTARHFTLYRLDLDPKDPTRYLWDGQSLPLSQQRVVVSVKGEDGQLRQVERQVYASRQGPIVQWPGRLDWDTGHAYALRDANLDNTRVMQQWYAINHADSLASLKTSAETIQGMPWVNTLAVDGGGQALYMTQSVVPYVDRALLERCEDPRGKAMALVVLDGSRSACQWKTDPKAAQPGIFPARLLPSLERHDFVQNSNESAWMTNPARPLTGFSPIVSRDGEPMGLRGRYALHQLQGSKTLTAQRLQALVTDNDVYLADLILPDVLRWCEQAGVDVKVVCARLRAWDGKAGLDSGVGLLHLQALAEAVAAYPDSWRVPFDPADPVHTPRGLAIERAATRAVLHEAALASQANLAALGIDEQATWGQIQRSVLGTPVPGGPQELGIYNAMQSVPHGPGKRLVVSGSSYMQVVSFTDQGPKAQGLLAFSLSSEAASPHADDQTQAFAKGQWHELPFTEAQIAADPHLQRQAISEQEAPERSGKAH encoded by the coding sequence GTGACCCGCCATTCTCGCTCCGTGCCCCGTCTCGCCCTCATCGCCGCGCTGACCCTGGCGTCACTGACCGCCCAGGCCCGGGACGTGTCCGGCGAGGTCTCGGCGCAGATCCGCCGGACCGGGTTCGGCACGCCCCACATCCTGGCCGAGGACGAGCGTGGCCTGGGCTATGGCATCGGCTATGCCTACGCCCAGGACAACCTGTGCCTGCTGGCCAACGAAGTGTTGACGGTCAATGGCGAGCGTTCTCGATACCTGGGCGCCGACGGCAAGACGTTCGAGCAGCGTAGCAACCTCGACAGCGATCTGTTCTTCACCTGGCTCAACACCCCTCAGGCAGTGAAGGCTTTCTGGGAGGCCCAGCCTGCCTCGGTCCGCGCCTTGCTCGACGGCTATGCGCGTGGCTACAACCGAGCCCTGGTCGAGCGTCGGGCCCAAGGGCTGCCAGAGGCGTGCGGTGCAGGGAACTGGGTGCGTGCGATCACGCCGGACGATGTGATCAAGCTGACCCGTCGCGTGCTGGCCGAGGGCGGGCTGGGTCAATTCGCCGAGGCGCTGGTGGGCGCTTCGCCACCGACCACCACGGCCCAGCGGGCGAATGCAGACTTCACGCCCCTAGCGATGCGCCAGGCACGCTTTGCCCTGGAGCGCGGCAGCAATGCCGTGGCGGTCGGCGGCCAGCGTTCCGCCAACGGCAGAGGGCTGCTGCTGGCCAATCCGCATTTTCCATGGATGGGCGGGTTGCGGTTCTACCAGATGCAACTGACCATCCCGGGCCGGTTGAACGTGATGGGAGCTGCCTTGCCCGGTTTTCCGTTGATCAATATCGGTTTCAACGAGCATGTTGCCTGGACCCACACCGTCGACACGGCGCGCCACTTCACCCTCTATCGCCTGGACCTGGACCCCAAGGACCCGACCCGTTACCTCTGGGACGGCCAGTCGCTGCCGCTGTCGCAGCAGCGCGTGGTCGTGAGCGTCAAGGGTGAGGATGGGCAACTGCGCCAGGTCGAGCGCCAGGTGTACGCCTCTCGCCAGGGGCCGATCGTGCAATGGCCCGGTCGTCTGGACTGGGACACTGGGCACGCCTATGCCCTGCGCGACGCCAACCTGGACAACACCCGCGTGATGCAGCAGTGGTACGCCATCAACCACGCCGACAGCCTGGCCAGCCTGAAGACCTCGGCCGAGACGATCCAGGGCATGCCGTGGGTCAACACGCTGGCCGTCGATGGCGGCGGCCAGGCGCTGTACATGACCCAGTCGGTCGTTCCCTACGTGGACCGTGCACTGCTCGAGCGCTGCGAAGATCCGCGCGGCAAGGCCATGGCCCTGGTCGTGCTCGACGGCTCGCGCAGTGCCTGCCAATGGAAGACCGATCCCAAGGCCGCCCAGCCAGGCATCTTCCCGGCACGCCTGCTGCCAAGCCTGGAACGCCATGACTTCGTGCAGAACTCCAACGAATCGGCCTGGATGACCAACCCTGCGCGTCCCCTGACGGGCTTTTCGCCCATCGTCAGCCGCGACGGCGAGCCCATGGGCCTGCGGGGGCGCTACGCCTTGCATCAGTTGCAAGGCAGCAAGACGCTCACCGCGCAGCGTCTGCAAGCACTGGTGACCGACAACGACGTGTACCTGGCCGACCTCATCCTGCCAGACGTATTGCGCTGGTGTGAGCAGGCCGGCGTCGACGTGAAGGTGGTGTGCGCACGTCTGCGGGCCTGGGATGGCAAGGCCGGGCTCGACAGTGGCGTGGGGCTGCTGCACCTGCAGGCCTTGGCCGAGGCCGTGGCGGCCTATCCCGACAGCTGGCGGGTGCCCTTCGATCCGGCCGACCCTGTGCATACGCCACGCGGCCTGGCGATCGAGCGCGCTGCCACGCGTGCGGTGTTGCACGAGGCGGCGCTGGCGTCACAGGCCAACCTGGCAGCGCTGGGCATCGACGAGCAGGCCACCTGGGGTCAGATCCAGCGTTCTGTGTTGGGCACTCCCGTCCCGGGTGGGCCGCAAGAGCTGGGGATCTACAATGCCATGCAGAGCGTGCCGCACGGCCCCGGCAAGCGCCTGGTGGTCAGTGGGTCGAGCTACATGCAGGTGGTCAGCTTCACCGATCAGGGACCGAAGGCCCAAGGCCTGCTGGCGTTCTCGCTGTCCAGCGAAGCGGCCTCGCCCCATGCCGACGACCAGACCCAGGCGTTCGCCAAGGGGCAGTGGCATGAACTGCCGTTCACCGAAGCGCAGATCGCCGCCGATCCGCACCTGCAACGTCAGGCGATCAGCGAGCAGGAGGCGCCTGAGCGATCCGGCAAAGCGCACTGA
- a CDS encoding fe2+ zn2+ uptake regulation protein, whose translation MHNPQPSPSSAVKTATPVANDAQDRVCNEQIRELLRVYGLRTSLIRLKVIDALYRAEREGRRIGVRGVHGQLEQLDIPLSFLSVREVLKRLCSEGVIHLGDDKCYALHAQASELLERPLR comes from the coding sequence ATGCACAACCCGCAGCCGTCGCCGTCTTCTGCTGTGAAAACCGCCACGCCCGTGGCGAACGATGCCCAGGACCGGGTCTGCAACGAACAGATTCGCGAACTGTTGCGCGTCTACGGACTGCGCACCAGCCTGATCCGGCTCAAGGTGATCGACGCCCTGTACCGCGCCGAACGCGAGGGGCGACGCATCGGCGTACGGGGCGTGCATGGGCAGCTCGAGCAGCTGGACATCCCCTTGTCCTTCCTCAGCGTGCGCGAGGTGCTCAAGCGTCTGTGCAGTGAAGGCGTGATTCACCTAGGCGACGACAAGTGCTATGCCTTGCACGCCCAGGCCAGCGAGCTGCTCGAACGACCGTTGCGCTGA
- a CDS encoding XRE family transcriptional regulator, which yields MFKNGMRPVHPGEVLREDFQNEMGFSAAALARALGVSTPTVNNILLERGGVSADMALRLAICLDTTPEFWLNLQTAYELRKTEQEHGKAIAMTVHRLVA from the coding sequence ATGTTCAAAAACGGAATGCGACCCGTACACCCTGGCGAGGTGCTTCGCGAGGACTTTCAAAATGAAATGGGCTTTAGTGCTGCTGCTTTGGCGCGTGCGCTAGGCGTTTCGACGCCGACCGTAAACAACATTTTACTTGAGCGGGGCGGGGTTTCAGCGGACATGGCCCTGCGCTTGGCCATCTGTCTGGATACGACTCCAGAATTCTGGCTCAACCTGCAAACCGCTTATGAGCTGCGCAAAACCGAACAAGAGCATGGGAAAGCGATTGCGATGACGGTACATCGCCTGGTCGCTTGA
- a CDS encoding DNA methyltransferase, which translates to MPAPRKSNPFDFKTQYGLGFAPQDDELVVDFFCGGGGAGTGLEMGLGRAVNVAKNHSPAAISMHTVNHPHARHFTTDVFDGDPDVECQGLPVGWFHMSPDCTHHSQAAGGQPRKREIRNLSWIGLKWAGKKRPRVISLENVKQILHWGRLIAKRDKATGRVMKLDGTVAAPGERVPVHQQFLVPDPKRRGTTWRRFVQLLEGMGYQVEWRILKACDYGAPTSRERLFMLARCDGQPIVWPEPTHAKNPAKGQKKWLTAADCIDWSTSSKSIFGRKKPLADATLRRVAKGMHKFVLDNPTPFIVPIANWSGETVQALGEPLRTVTAWPRGGTFAVASPTLVQTGYGERQGQAPRVPGLDQPLGTVVAGGVKHALSSAVIMPATHQGADRVNDPGEPMPTVTAANRGELMVASPVMITAAHGEGRPGGAQRWGAGCKDAGAPLGTVTASNGHALASAHLVKFRFDSEGSPATEPVPTITSGGNYKRPAGAAHALGVCTAFMEQANGGFNTTHALAMDDPMSTITNSGSQQRLATASLVHLRGNCDARDTEDPLHTISAGGTHHGIATAFLERQFGASIGQAIDEPAPTITAGGGGKSSLVELHLSPEHEAGALRVAAFLIRYYGTHNVSPCDEPLSTITTKDRLALVTVYVQGTPYVIVDICLRMLQPNELYRAQGFPADYVIDRGADGKPFTKTEQVHMCGNSVSPPPMAALARANDPWKVTIGESSIAA; encoded by the coding sequence ATGCCTGCACCACGCAAAAGCAACCCCTTCGACTTCAAGACCCAGTACGGCCTGGGCTTCGCCCCCCAGGACGACGAGCTGGTCGTGGACTTCTTCTGCGGTGGCGGCGGCGCCGGTACCGGCCTGGAGATGGGCCTGGGCCGCGCGGTGAACGTGGCCAAGAACCACAGCCCGGCCGCGATCAGCATGCACACCGTGAATCATCCGCACGCTCGGCACTTCACCACAGACGTGTTCGACGGTGATCCGGACGTCGAGTGCCAGGGTCTTCCGGTCGGCTGGTTCCACATGTCGCCAGACTGCACCCACCACAGCCAGGCCGCTGGCGGGCAGCCGCGCAAGCGCGAGATCCGCAACCTTTCGTGGATCGGGTTGAAGTGGGCCGGCAAGAAGCGCCCCCGGGTCATCAGCCTGGAGAACGTGAAGCAGATACTGCATTGGGGTCGGCTGATCGCCAAGCGTGACAAGGCCACCGGCCGCGTGATGAAACTGGACGGCACCGTAGCAGCCCCCGGCGAGCGCGTGCCGGTGCACCAGCAGTTCCTGGTACCGGACCCCAAGCGCCGCGGCACCACCTGGCGCCGGTTCGTTCAGCTGCTCGAGGGCATGGGCTACCAGGTGGAGTGGCGCATCCTCAAGGCCTGCGACTACGGTGCGCCGACCAGCCGCGAACGCCTGTTCATGCTGGCGCGCTGCGATGGTCAGCCCATCGTGTGGCCCGAGCCCACCCACGCCAAGAACCCCGCCAAGGGCCAGAAGAAGTGGCTCACCGCCGCCGACTGCATCGACTGGAGCACATCCAGCAAGAGCATCTTCGGCCGCAAGAAGCCGCTGGCCGACGCTACGCTGCGCCGGGTGGCCAAGGGCATGCACAAGTTTGTGCTGGACAACCCTACCCCCTTCATCGTGCCGATCGCCAACTGGTCAGGCGAGACAGTCCAGGCCCTGGGCGAGCCCCTGCGCACGGTTACCGCCTGGCCACGGGGCGGCACCTTTGCTGTCGCCAGCCCGACCCTGGTGCAGACCGGCTACGGCGAACGCCAGGGCCAGGCGCCACGCGTTCCCGGCCTGGACCAGCCGTTGGGTACAGTCGTCGCTGGCGGCGTGAAGCATGCCCTCTCGAGCGCGGTGATCATGCCGGCCACCCACCAGGGTGCCGATCGCGTGAATGACCCGGGCGAACCCATGCCCACCGTGACGGCCGCCAACCGCGGCGAGCTGATGGTTGCCAGCCCGGTGATGATCACCGCCGCCCATGGCGAGGGTCGCCCAGGAGGCGCCCAGCGCTGGGGCGCAGGCTGCAAGGACGCAGGCGCCCCGCTGGGCACCGTCACCGCGAGCAACGGGCACGCGCTGGCCTCGGCCCATCTGGTCAAGTTCCGCTTCGACAGCGAGGGTTCACCTGCCACCGAGCCGGTACCGACCATCACCAGCGGCGGCAACTACAAGCGGCCGGCGGGCGCGGCCCATGCCCTGGGCGTGTGCACTGCCTTCATGGAGCAGGCCAACGGCGGATTCAACACCACCCACGCCCTGGCCATGGATGACCCCATGAGTACCATCACCAACTCGGGCAGTCAGCAGCGCCTGGCCACGGCCTCCCTGGTGCACCTGCGCGGCAATTGCGATGCTCGGGACACCGAGGATCCGCTGCACACCATCAGCGCCGGCGGCACGCATCACGGAATCGCCACCGCATTCCTGGAGCGCCAGTTCGGCGCCAGCATCGGCCAGGCCATCGACGAGCCTGCCCCGACCATCACGGCAGGCGGTGGAGGCAAGAGTTCGCTAGTCGAGCTGCACCTGTCGCCCGAGCATGAAGCGGGTGCCCTGCGGGTCGCGGCCTTCCTGATCCGCTACTACGGCACCCACAACGTCAGCCCATGCGACGAACCGCTGTCGACCATCACCACCAAGGACCGCCTGGCGCTGGTCACCGTGTACGTCCAGGGGACGCCATACGTGATCGTCGACATCTGCCTGCGCATGCTGCAGCCGAACGAGCTGTACCGGGCCCAGGGCTTCCCCGCCGACTACGTGATTGATCGCGGCGCCGACGGCAAGCCTTTCACCAAGACCGAGCAGGTGCACATGTGCGGTAACAGCGTCAGCCCGCCGCCCATGGCTGCATTGGCGCGCGCCAATGACCCGTGGAAGGTAACTATCGGCGAATCATCAATCGCCGCTTAG
- a CDS encoding transposase, whose product MIRIDAIWLATEPIDMRAGTETALARVIAVFGAAKPHCAYLFANRRANRMKVLVHDGVGIWLAARRLNQGKFRWPGIRHGSEVELDSEQLQALVLGLPWQRVGTGGAITVL is encoded by the coding sequence GTGATTCGAATCGACGCGATCTGGCTCGCCACCGAGCCGATAGACATGCGCGCCGGCACCGAAACGGCGTTAGCCCGGGTCATTGCCGTGTTCGGTGCGGCGAAGCCGCACTGTGCTTATCTGTTCGCCAATCGCCGCGCAAATCGGATGAAAGTTCTGGTGCATGACGGCGTGGGCATCTGGCTTGCGGCGCGAAGGCTGAACCAGGGCAAGTTTCGCTGGCCAGGTATCCGGCACGGCTCGGAAGTCGAACTCGACAGCGAGCAACTTCAGGCTTTAGTGTTGGGGTTGCCTTGGCAACGAGTTGGCACGGGCGGTGCGATCACAGTACTTTAG
- a CDS encoding integrase — protein sequence MPLTDTAVRQAKPRDKDYTLNDTDGLSLFVKANGTKSWHFRFVWHGKQPRISLGTYPEITLRDARGLRDESRALVAKGVDPRTHRREQRMEAQANVANVFESVVERWYDFKCDRLASDSKRGAAFQLRLYLNKDILPVLGKLPIIEISRGDVLQVMKRIEQRKALNIARKTRTWLNEIFRFAIAEGVIETNPAADLDIVARLEPPAQHNPILRGDEIKEFMQKLRAAPIKEYTRSAIKILLLTGVRTIELRKATIDQFDFDEMLWSVPADHVKQLRSRVRTESGGIPPYLVPLSRQAVEEVRKVHEATGRYRLILPGRHDQTQPISDGTINIAIKRMGYQGRLTGHGLRGTLSTALNEMGYNSDWIEAQLSHAGDNKIRGTYNHAQYVEQRRKMMQEWADYLDGLEDRVEPIS from the coding sequence ATGCCTCTCACCGATACCGCCGTCCGGCAGGCCAAGCCGCGGGACAAGGACTACACCCTGAACGACACTGACGGCCTGTCCTTGTTCGTGAAGGCCAATGGTACGAAGTCCTGGCACTTCAGATTCGTGTGGCACGGCAAACAGCCACGCATATCGCTGGGCACCTATCCTGAGATCACGCTTCGCGATGCGCGCGGCCTGCGCGATGAGAGTCGTGCGCTGGTGGCCAAGGGTGTGGACCCGAGAACCCATCGCCGCGAGCAGCGCATGGAGGCTCAGGCCAACGTCGCCAACGTCTTCGAGTCAGTGGTAGAGCGGTGGTATGACTTCAAGTGCGATCGCCTGGCTTCAGACTCGAAGCGGGGAGCCGCTTTTCAACTGCGCCTGTACCTGAACAAGGACATCCTGCCGGTGCTGGGCAAGCTGCCCATCATCGAGATTTCACGCGGCGATGTGCTGCAGGTCATGAAGAGGATCGAGCAGCGCAAGGCGTTGAACATCGCTCGCAAGACCAGGACGTGGCTCAACGAGATTTTCCGGTTCGCCATCGCTGAAGGTGTGATCGAAACCAATCCCGCCGCTGATCTGGATATCGTGGCCAGGTTAGAACCCCCAGCCCAGCACAACCCGATCTTGCGCGGAGATGAGATCAAGGAGTTTATGCAGAAGCTTCGCGCTGCCCCGATCAAGGAATACACCCGCAGCGCCATCAAAATCTTGCTGCTGACCGGGGTGAGGACTATCGAGCTGCGCAAGGCAACCATCGATCAGTTCGACTTCGACGAAATGCTTTGGTCGGTGCCGGCTGACCACGTAAAGCAGTTGAGATCGAGGGTACGTACAGAAAGCGGGGGAATTCCGCCCTATCTGGTGCCGTTGTCACGGCAGGCGGTGGAAGAGGTGCGCAAGGTGCATGAAGCGACCGGTCGCTATCGGCTGATTCTGCCGGGCAGGCACGACCAGACGCAGCCGATCAGCGACGGTACGATCAACATTGCAATTAAGCGCATGGGATATCAGGGCAGGCTAACCGGCCACGGTCTGCGCGGCACGCTGTCGACGGCACTGAACGAGATGGGCTACAACTCGGATTGGATCGAGGCGCAGCTATCGCACGCTGGAGACAACAAGATCCGTGGGACCTATAACCACGCACAGTACGTGGAGCAGCGGCGGAAGATGATGCAGGAATGGGCAGACTATCTCGACGGATTGGAGGATAGGGTAGAGCCGATCAGCTGA